The stretch of DNA CCAGGAGGACCGCGCCGATTCCGAACAGGTAGAGCCGGACGCCCGCGAAAAAGAGCGCCGCCGCGGTGATCATCATGACGATCATCGCGGTGCCGAGGTCGTTGCCCATCAGGATGAGGCCGATGACCCCCGCTGCACCCGGGACCACCACCGGAATCAGGGCGTGCTTGGCTTGGGACAGAAGCTTGGCCTTGCGGTCCAGCACCGTGGCCATCCACAGGGCCAGCGCCAGTTTCGCCGCCTCGGAGGGCTGGAAGGTGAACGGCCCGATGTCGATCCAGTTCTGGTTGCCCAGGGCGCTTCGGCCCACGAGCAGCACCAGCCCGAGCAGTATGAACGCCGCGATGATGGCGAGCCAGGCGCCACGCTTCAGCCAGACCACGTTCACCCGGGAGAGCAGGAACATGCAGAAGAGGCCGATCGCGGCGAACATGCCCTGCTTCAGGGCGGCCGAGTAGGGCGACTCCCCCGCCGCGATGGCCTCCACGCTGGAGGCCGAGAGCACCATCAGGATGCCGATCGCCGTCAGTGCGAGCGTCGCGCCGAGGATCAGGTAGTAGGTGGAGCCGTTGCTGGACTTGCCGGTGCCTTCCAGCGCGGACCAGAAGCCCCGGGACCAGCCAAGGACCCTGCGGAGGGGCGGCACCCTCCGGCCGGGCACGGCGCTGGACCCCGATGGTGCCGTCGCCTTCCCGTTAGGCGCCTTCCCCTGGGCTGCTTTCCCTTGGGATGCTTTCCCTTGGGATGGGGCGGCGCCCGGCTTGGCCGGGGTGCGTGTGGGCGTGCTGACCATTGTTACTCCTCGCTGGTCTGAGCCTGCCCTTCCACGAGCTCGCGGACAGCTTCGATGAAGGCGTCGCCACGGTGAGCGTAGGAAGAGAACTGATCCATGGATGCAGCCGCCGGGGCCAGCAGCACAATGTCCCCCGAGGTGGCCAGCTGCGCTGCCGCGGCGACAGCCTGGGCCATCACAGCCTCGCCGTAGATCGGCGATGGGGCTGCGTCGGCATGGGCCTGTCCGGCAGTCTGCACGTCTTCAGTGTCGCCCGTACCCGGCCCGATTACGGGGACATCGGGTGCGTGTCGCTGCAGCGCGGAGAGGAGTTCATGGGAGTCGGCGCCGATCAGCACCACTGCCTTGAGCCGCTTGGCGTGCTCGCGGACGAGAGAGTCGTAGTTGACGCCTTTGGAAAGACCGCCGGCGATCCAGACCACGCTCTCGAAGCTGGCGAGCGAGGCGGCCGCCGCGTGCGGGTTGGTGGCCTTGGAGTCGTTGATCCACACCACGCCGTTGCGGCGGGCTACCGGTTGGATGCGGTGGTCGCCCGGCAGGTAGTTCAGCAGGCCCTGGCGGACCGCGGAGGGATCCACGCCGTAGGCGCGGACCAGGGCGGCGGCGGCCAGGGCGTTGGCCACCATGTGGCGGGGCGCCACCGCTCCCAGGTCGGCGATGGCGGCAAGCTCCGCGGCGCTGTCCTTGCGTTCGGCAATGAAGGCGCGGTCCACCAGGAGGTCTTCCACGACGCCGACCATGCTGATGGCCGGGGTGAGGGTGGTGAAGCCGACCGCGCGGCAGCCCTCGACGACGTCGGCGTCTTCGACCATGCGCTCGGTTTCGATCTGCTCGGCGTTGTAGATGCACGCCTTTTGGGTGTTCTCGTAGACCTTGGCCTTGTCGGCCAGATAGGAAGCGTAGGAGCCGTGCCAGTCCACGTGGTCTTCGGCGACGTTGAGGCACACGCTGGCCACGGGCGACACAGAATGGCTCCAGTGCAGCTGGAAGCTAGAGAGTTCGACGGCGAAGACGTCGTAATCCACCGGGTCACGGAGGGCGTCGAGGATCGGCGTTCCGACGTTGCCGACGGCGATCGCCTTCAGTCCGGCGGCCTGCAGCATGGACTCGGTCATGCCGACCGTAGTCGTCTTGCCGTTGGTGCCCGTGATGGTGAGCCAGTCCGCTGTCTTGCGGCCCTTGCGTTCCCGGACCCGCCAGGCCAGTTCGACGTCGCCCCAGACGGGGATGTGGGCCCTAGCGGCGGACGCCAGCAGCGACTGGTCCGGCCGCCAGCCCGGGGAGGTGACAATCAGGTCCGGCTTCTCGCCGTCGATCCTGGGCACCGTGAGCACGGCTGCCTCGCCGAGCAGCACGTCCGCGGCGCCGACGATCCGGAGTGTATCCGCCTGCGCCTGCGCTTTCGGGCTGGTGGCAGCGTCCACCACGACAACCCGGGCGCCGAGCTCGATCAGGGTGTCGGCGGCCGCGAAGCCGGACACGCCGATGCCGGTCACGACCACCCGGAGGCCGGCCCAGTCTGAGTCCCAGCTGGTCAAGTCCTTCACCCGCGGCGAGGTGGTCAGCGCTGCGGGGACGGGGCCGGTCACAGGAGCACCACCCATTCTGCGTAGAAGATTCCGAGCCCCGCCGCGACAGTCAGCCCGCAGATGATCCAGAAGCGGACAACGACGGTGACTTCCGCCCAGCCCTTGAGTTCGAAGTGATGCTGGAGCGGGGCCATTTTGAAGAACCGCTTTCCCTTGGTGATCTTGAAGTAGCCGACCTGGATGATGACGGACAGGGTGATCAGGACGAACAGGCCGCCGATGAAGGCCAGCAGCAGTTCCGTCCGGGAGAGGATCGCGAAGCCGGCGACCGCGCCGCCGATGGCCAGCGATCCCGTGTCGCCCATGAAGATTTTAGCCGGCGAGGTGTTCCACCAGAGGAAGCCCACCAGGGCAGCACTGAGAATGGCGGCCAGCAGTGCGAGGTCCAGCGGATCGCGGACCGAGTAGCAGCCGCTTCCGGCCTGACGCGGGGAGCCGCAGGACTGGTTGCTCTGCCAGATGCCGATGAGGGTATAGGCGCCGAACACCATGATGGAGGCGCCGGCCGCCAGCCCGTCGAGGCCGTCGGTGAGGTTCACGCCGTTGGTCGCCGCCGTCACGATCAGGTTCGACCACAGCACGAACAGGATGGCGCCGAGCACCGTCCCGCCGAAAGCCAGGTTCAGCCACGGGATGTCCCGGACCAGGGAGATCTGCGTGGACGCCGGCGTCAGCTGGTTCTCGTCGGGGAACTGCAGTGCCAGGACGGCGAAACCGACGCCGACGGCGGCCTGCAGGATCAGCTTCGCCTTGGCGTTCAGGCCGAGGCTGCGCTGCTTGGAGATCTTGATGAAGTCATCGAGGAATCCGACGAGTCCCATTCCGACCATGAGGAACAGCAGGATCAGCGCTGAGGCGGAAGGGCCCGGTGAGGACGGGTTGATCATCCACATGATCAGGTGGGTCAGCCCGTAGCTGGCGAGGACGGCGAGGACCACTATGGTGCCGCCCATGGTGGGGGTGCCGCGCTTGGTGTGGTGCGTCGTGGGGCCGTCATCGCGGATGAATTGCCCGTAGCTCTTATGGACCAGGAGCCGGATGAACAGCGGGGTGCCCACGAGGGCAAAGAGCAGCGCCAGGCCGGCGCCCATCAGCAGTGCGATCACAGCGCACTCCCTTCAGTGGCGGTTCCGGTGGATTCGAGAGGCGATGCTATCCGATCGCCCAGGTGGCGCAGGCCGATGCTGTTTGAGGACTTGAACAGCACCAGGTCTCCTGGCTCGAGTTGAGCCTGCAGGAGCTCGAAGGCTTCGTCCGCGGTCTCGGTGAAGACGCATTCCTCGCCCCAGGATCCTTCGTTTACGGCGGAGACGTACAACGAACGCGCTTCTCTGCCCACCACGACCAGGCGGGAGATGTTGAGCCGGACCACCTGGGTGCCGACGGCAATGTGTTCGCGGATGGAGTCGGGTCCCAGCTCGAGCATTGCGCCGAGCACCGCCCAGGTGCGACGGCCCCGGCCCAGGTCCGCGAGGGTCCGCAGGGCTGCGCGCATGGATTCCGGGTTCGCGTTGTAGGCGTCGTTGATGATGGTGACGCCGTCGGCCCGCTCGGTGCGTTCCATCCGCCAGCGGCTGGCAGCAGTCTGCGCGCTGAGCGAAGCGGCGATCGACTCGGCGGGGACCCCCGCGGCATGGGCAGCCGCGGCTGCGGCCAGCAGGTTGCCCACGTGGTGGGCGCCGATCAGCCCCGAGCTGACGTGGTGGCCGGTGGTGTCCCCCGGCAGGAAGAGCTCGAATTCAGGGTTGCCCGAGGCGTTCAGTTCAACGCCTTCCGCCCGGACACCCGCCCGGGAGCCGTCGCCTGCGGCCTGCGCAGAGTAGCCGAGAACCCTGGCACGGGTGCGCCCCGCCATGCCGGCGACCCGGGCGTCGTCGACGTTGAGGACGGCGGTGCCGGCGGCCGGAAGGGCTTCGACGAGTTCGCCCTTGGCGATGGCGATGTTCTCCACGCCGCCGAATTCGCCGGCGTGGGCCGTGCCGACGCCAAGGACGACGCCGATGTCCGGGCGGACCATGTCGGCGAGGTAGCGGATGTGGCCGATTCCTGTGGCGCCCATTTCAATGACGAAGTAGCGGGTGCCGAAGCCGGCCTTGAAGACGGTCAGCGGGACGCCGACTTCGCCGTTATAGGAGCCCTGCGGGGCCACCGTTTCGCCCTGTTCGGCGAGGATCCCGGCCAGCAGGTCCTTGGTGGTGGTCTTGCCCGCGGAGCCGGTGATTCCGATGACCGTCAGCGGCATGCCTTCGGCGTCGCGGCGGGCGCGGATCCGGCGGACGGCTTCGGCGGCGAGGGCGCCCATCGCGAGGACCGAGTCCTTCACCACGACTGCCGGGTAGCTTTGTCCATCGGCGCCGGCGATGTCCCTCTCCACGAGGGCCAGGACAGCGCCGCGCTCGAAGGCGGCGGCCACGAAATCGTGGCCGTCGGCTGCCTCCCCGGGCTTGGCCACATAGAGGGAACCCGCCGTGGCTTCGCGGGAGTCGGTCACCACGGAGCCGGGCGTGATGCCCGGTTCGGCGGCCAGCCGGCCGTTGGTTATTTCGGCGATTTCCGCCGCTGTGAATGCAATCATCTCGGTTTAGGACTCTATCCGCTGGTCGTCGAGAACGGTGAATCCTCGTGCTGTCAAGGCGGAGCGCAGCTCCACCCGGTCATCGAGCGCCAGGTTGACGCCCTTGACCTCCTGCCAGACCTCGTGGCCGCGGCCGGCAACCAGGATGGTATCCGCGTGTCCGGCGAGTTCCACCGCCTTGCGGATGGCGGCGTCGCGGGGGAAGACCTCCAGGACAGTGCAGGCAAGGCCCTCGCTGGCCTTGGCCTCCACGGCGCCGGCCATCACATCGGCACGGATGGCTGCCGCATCTTCATCGTGCGGGTCATCGTCGCTGACAATGACGACGTCGGCGAGCCGGGCGGCGATGGCGCCCATGGTCGGGCGCTTGCCCTGGTCGCGCTGGCCGGTGGCGCCGAAGACGACGATCACCCGGGAGCCCGGCTCGGGCGAACGCACGGCTTCGAGCGCGCGGGCGAGGGCGTCCGGGTTGTGGGCGAAGTCCACCACGGCGGCAGGAGCCGTGGCAACGAGCTGCATGCGGCCGGGCACGGCCACGGTGAAGGGATCCGCTGCGTCCAAAGCGGCCTGCACCTCGTCCGGAGTGGCTCCACCGGCCAGGACCATGGCCGTGGCCAGTGCTGCGTTGGCGACGTTGAAGCTTCCCGGCAGCCCGGTGTGCACGCGCAGTTCGGTGCCGTCGCGGTGCCGCAGGCCGAACTCGGTCCCGAGCCCCCGCGGCTGGGAATGGACGACAGTCCAGTCGGCAGCGGGCAATTCCGCCGGACCCCCGACGCGGCCGCCGTCGGCAGCCGTGGCGAGGGTGGTGACCGGAATCCCTGCCGACGCCGCGAGCCTCCGTCCCCATTCGTCGTCGACGGTGACCACCGCCGCCCGGGCGCGCTCGGCGGTGAAGAGCCGGGCCTTGGTCTGGAAATACTCCTCCATGCTGCCGTGCAGGTCCAGGTGGTCCTGGGTCAGGTTGGTGAAGCCGGCGACGTCGAACAGGACGCCGTCCACCCGGTGGAACGAGACGGCGTGCGAGGAGACCTCCATCGAGGCAGCATCGAGGCCGCGTTCGCGCATGAGGGCCAGCAAAGCGTGGACGTCGGTGGATTCCGGCGTGGTGAGCAGGCTGGGAATCGGTTCCCCGCCCGCGAGGATCTCGATGGTCCCGATCAGGCCGGTCCGCTGCCCGAGGGCTCCCAGCAGGGAGTTGATGAAGTAGGTGGTGGTCGTCTTGCCGTTGGTACCGGTGACGCCGTACAGGGCCGGAGAGGGCGCGTCCAGCGGCCGGCTCCGGTAGATCAGGGCGGACAGCCGTCCGACCAGGCCGCGCGGCTCTGCTGCCAGCAGCACCGGGACGGGGACGTCGTTGCCCAGCGCCAGGAGCCGCGCACCGGCGTCGTCCGTAAGCACGGCCGCGGCTCCTGCGCCGACGGCGTCGGAGACGAAGTCGGCCCCGTGACGGGTGGCGCCCGGAAGGGCCACGTACAGATCCCCGTGCTGGACGCTGCGTGAGTTCAGGGAGATTCCGGTGACCGGTACCGTGCCAGACGTGCCGGGAACAGCGACGCCGATGAACTCCCCGATGGTTGCCAGCGGCACCGGGTCCACTCCTGCGGGCCGGAAGCCCGACGTGGAGACCGGCCCGGACGGCGCGGCGGAATTCTCTGGGGCGTTCAACTCTGACAAGTGAATCTCCGTTGTGTGCTGCTAGTGGATCTGGCGCTGCGCACGGAGGATGCTCCGGCCCGCAGGCTTCGTATGGGTACTGGGTGCTGAAGGGTTCGGGCGCTACTTGGCAAACTGCGGCAGCCGGGCGGGTTCGCCGGTGGACGGCTGGATGTTGAACGTCCGCAGCGTCTGGCTCATCACCGAGCGGAATACCGGGCCATTCGAGATGCCGTAGATATCACCTTTGGGCCGTTGCAGGACTACTCCAACAATAAACCGCGGATCGTCCATCGGCGCCATCCCCACCATGGAGGCGGTGAAACCGCAGAACCCGGGTTTGCCGTCGTCGCACGGAGACTGGGATGTGCCGGTCTTCGCGCCCACCCTGTATCCGTCGATCCCGGCTTCCTTGATCTGGCCCTCAGTCACGGCACTTTCCAGGATGTCGCGGACCTGCTTGGCCGTGTCCTTGGACACCACCTGCCGCGGCGGTTGTGCCGGGACCTTTTCCTCGGTCCCGTCCGGGTCGATGTAGCTGTCGATCAGCCGGGGCTGGAGCATCACGCCGTCGTTGGCGACGGTCTGGAACGCGCGGACCGTCTGGAGCGTGGACTGCGAGACGCCTTGCCCGAACAGCACCGTGTATTCCTGCCGGCCGTCCCATTGGTCTGCCGGCGTCAGGATGCCGGTGGCCTCTGCCGGCAGCCCGATGTGCGGGGCGTCGCCGATGCCGAACCTCTGCAGCCAGTCGTGGCGCTGGTCCTTGCTCAGCCGCTGCCCGGCCATGACGGTGCCGGTGTTCATCGACCAGCCGAGGATGCCGGCCAGGGTCCGTTTTTCCGTGCCGTGGACGAAGGCGTCGCTGAAGGTCTGGCCGTCTACCGTGTAGGTCGGCGGAATGGTGAAGGTGTCCAGCGGGCTGGCCTTGCCCTCCTCGATCAGGGCCGATGCGGTGATCATCTTTTCCACCGAACCGGGCTCGTAGGCGGCCGTGACGGCCCGGACACCGCGGTCCTCGGGGGCGGAGCGTCCCGGGTCGTTGGGATCCGGCGTGTTGGTGTCCGCCATCGCGATGATATTGCCCGTCTTGATGTCCGAGACGATGATGACGCCCCACTCGGCGCCGAGCTTGTCCCGCTGGCTTTGGATCGCCTGCTGCGCGAAGTACTGGAGGTCCGAGTTCAGTGTGAGCTTGATGTCCTTGCCGTTCACGGCGGGGGTCAGCTGGTCCACGCCGACGGGGATGCGCAGTCCGTCGGCACCGATTTCGAAGAGGCGCTTGCCGGGTGTTCCCCTGAGGATCTCGTCCTGGGTCTGCTCAAGCCCTGCCTGGCCGGTGGTGCCGTCCTTCAGGAAACCCACGATGCCGCCTGCGACCGCCCCATTCGGGTAGACCCGCTTGCTGGTGCCTTCGCTGACCAGCCCGGGGATCTGCAGCTTGGAGATCCGGTCCTCGATGTCCGGCTTCACGTCCTTGGCCACGATGTAGTACCGCTTGGTGCCGGTGAGCGCTTCTCGGACGTCGTCCTTGTCCATGCCGAGCAGCCCCGCGAGCTCCGTAATTCCCTGGTCCCGGGAGACCTGGACGAGTTCATCCTTGCCGTCCACCGTGTCGAGCCGCCGGAACGTCTCGGTCTTGGTGTTGATGGTCTGGTCCACCACGATGTTGTAGCGGATCACGCTGCTGGCCAGCACGGTGCCGGCGGAGTCCAGGATGCTGCCGCGTTCGGCCGGGAGGTTGACCGGTGTGAGCCGGTTGTTCAGTGCCGCCTCGGCCATGCCGCCGACGTCGAGACCCTGGACCAGGAACAGCTTGCCGCCGACGACGAGCAGGAGCGTGAGCATGAGACCGAGGCCCAGGCGCAGCCGCCGTGTGGCGCTTGGCACCTTTGTCTTGGGTGCCTTGCCGGTCTTGTCCGCCACGATGTTTCCTTGCTGCTTGCCTGTCTGGTGGTCCGTCCTACGTTACTGTCCCGGCACCCTTTGCGCGGGAGGCGGAACCGAGCCGCCGTGAAGCTCGACGGCCGGTTCGTGTGCGGGTGCCGTGGGCTTCGCCGCCTTGGCGGGGGCAGCATCGGCGGCCGGAGCAGCCGCAGCCGGCTTGCGGCTCAGGAGCGGCTCGTTGTCGGTGGCGGGGGGAACGACGGTGAGCTGGCCCGCGACGGCGGGAGCGGCGATGACGGCGCCAGGGGCGTCGCCCTTGACCGCGGCCTTCGCCTTGCCGGTGACGGTGAGGGTGGACAAGTCAATTTGGCCCTTGCCGGTGGAAGCGACCATGCCGAGCTCGGTCGCCTTGGCGGCGAGGTTCTGCGGGGCATCGAAGTTCTGCACCTGCTGGGTGAGGTCCTGGTTCTGCTTCGTCAGGGTCATCTGCTCGCTCCGGAGCTGGACCAGCTGGTACTGGGCGCTCGATACGGAGATGTTGAGCACAAGCACCACCATCAGTGCCACGGCGAGGATCCCGAAGCAGAGCACCACGAACGGGGCACGGCGTTTCTTCGGCGCGGGCCGGACGAGGGACAGCGGGGTCCGGGACTTGCGCGCCGGATCGGGGTTCAGCCCCGGCAGGTTAGGGGCAGTCGCGCCGGTGGACACGGGGTATCGGTTGACGGCTGCGGTGCTCATGCGTCTCTCCTGGCTCTGATGCGTTCCACGGCGCGGAGCCTGGCGGAGGCTGCGCGCGGATTTTCGGCGATTTCGGCGGCGGTGGGCACCTCGGTGCCCTTCGTGAGGGTCTTCAGTTCTGCCTTGTGCTCCTCGAGCTCCACCGGGAATCCCAGCGGGGCGGAGGATTTGGAGCCTGCCTGGAAGAAGCCCTTGACGATCTTGTCTTCCAGCGAGTGGTACGACATCACCACGACGCGGCCGGTAACGGCGATGGCACCCAGAGCTGCGGGGATGGCGCGCTCGAGCACGTCCAGTTCTTCATTGACCTCGATCCGCAGCGCCTGGAAGGTGCGCTTGGCGGGGTGTCCCCCGGACTTGGCGGCACCCGCCGGGACAACCCCGCGGATCTGCTCGACGAGCTCCCCGGTAGTGGTGAACGGCTTCTCGGCCCGGGCACTGACGATCCTGTTGGCGATCCGGCCGGCGAACTTCTCTTCGCCCCACTTCCGGATGATCCGGACGAGGTCCTCTTCGCTGTAGTTGTTCACGACGTCGGCGGCCGTCTGGCCCCGGCTGGTGTCCATCCGCATGTCCAGCGGGGCATCAAAGGAGTAGGCGAAGCCGCGTTCCCGCTCATCGAGCTGGAGCGAGGAGACGCCCAGGTCCATGAGGACGCCATGTACCTGGCTGAAGCCGAGGTCCTCGACGACGTCCTGGATCTGGTCGTACACGGCGTGGACCAGGTCGATCCGTTCGGCGAAAGGCTTGAGCCGCTCCCCCGCCAGGGCAAGGGCTTCCTCGTCGCGGTCGATGCCGATCAGGTGCAGGTCCGGAAAGCGCTGCAGCATGGCCTCGGAGTGCCCGCCCATGCCGAGCGTCGCGTCAATGACCACCGGCGCTTCGCCACGGCCACGGGCGTCGTTGAAAGCGGGTGCCAACAAATTGATGCACCGGTCCTTGAGGACCGGTACATGCCGTTCGGACGTGGGCTTGTGGTGAGGGTCCGTCATGCCTGCGTCCTTTCGTGGTCGGAGCTTCCGGGTGTTTGCCGCGCTTGGTGGTTCCGCTTCTTAATCCAGATCCCCATCCGCGCCTATCCTGTGTCCGCCTGGCTCCGGGGAAGTGAGCCAGGAGGACACCCGGATGGGCGGCTGGAGATCTGGGTCAAGAAACTTTCGTGCTGGGTAAATCGCCGGACCCTAGAGGATTCCGGGTATGGCGTCGTCGGTCTCCGAGAAGGCAGTTTCCTTCTCGGCGAGGTACTCGTTCCAGGCTTGGGCATCCCAGATCTCCGCCCGGGTTCCGGCGCCAATGACGGCCAGTTCCCTGCCGAGTCCCGCGTACTCCCGGAGCGCCTGCGGAATGGTCACGCGCCCCTGCTTGTCGGGTACCTCGTCGGAGGCTCCAGAGAGAAAAACCCGGATGTAGTCACGCGCCTGCTTGTTGGAGATTGGAGCCTCCCGCATCTGCTCGTGAACCCGGCCGAATTCCGCCTCACTGAAGACGTAGATACAGCGCTCCTGGCCCCTTGTGAGAACCAGCCCGCCGGCAAGTTCCTCACGGAACTTCGCCGGGAGGATGATGCGGCCCTTTTCGTCCAGACGCGGCGAATGCGTGCCGAGAAACACGGCCCACCGCCCGTCTGTTCATAGGAAGTCCAACGTCCCCCGTGCTGCCACTACCCTCTTACGTCCTCCACATTACTCCACATCCCTCCACAGTCAACGCCAAATGGCTCCATTTCGGGCATTTTCCCAGCTTTAATCCCCCGTCTGTCCCTGTGCTGCCAAGGAAAACGCCGGGTGGGGTGAAGTGGAGGACTTTTGGGCCCCTGGGGCGGTCGGCCCTGCCAGCTCTCGGGGAACCCGCCCGCTGCTGTTCCGGACGGCCCCGGTGCGGCCCGCAGGGTGCCGTTAAAGAGCAAAAGACCCGCCGAAGCGGGTCTTCTGGTGTGCGTCAGGTCTGTTCAGGTAAGTATCCGTGGTGGGAAGTGGAGGAGGCTTTCGACGTCGACCCCCCTGCTGCTTCCCTACTGCTCTCCGCGGTGCCGTTCGTCCCAGCGTTCCTCGAGGTTGCTCATGAATGAGCTCCTCGACTTTCCGGACTTCTTCGCGTTGCCGCCGGACTTCGCCTTGGCTGCGACGGAACTGCGCATGGTTGCGAAGTAAACGCCGGCCCCCATCACGACAAATCCGAGTACCCCGACCAGGATGCTCTGGACAGTGACGCCCACCAGCAGGAGCAGGACCCCCGCCAGCGTGGCCAGCACGCCGATCACCAGGTGGCGCGTCGACCATGAACGTCCCGGGTCCGAGCCCATTGAGCTGGCGAACTTGGGATCGTCCTCATGCAGCTGCTTCTCAAGTTGCTCCAGCAACTTCTGTTCGTGCTCCGAGAGCGGCATCACGACCTCCTTAAGTCAGCCAACGTCCAGACTTGACGTGGCCAGTGTCCCTCAAACCCATAACGACCGGGATTCCGGAGTGGTTCCCGTTCGCCGTCATTGGCCGAATCGGGGGTCCCCCACGGGTTTTTCCTCGGTCCCATCTGGGCGTTCCGCTGGTCACGCATCAGCCCGAACGCTCGTTCCAGTCGTTCCAAACTTTGTATATATAAGGATAGTTTGTCGGGGGCAGTTCTGGTAGACGCTGGGCCGGTCCGCACGCGATGACTGCGCCCGGGCAAGGGGTTATCAGCCGGCATTCCGGCCGGGGTCGAGGAGCCGGGCCGGCAGCACCGATTTCGTCCCGAATTTCCGCGATACAGCATCCAGCGCCTGCTCGGCCGCGCGCCAGTTGTCATCCCGGCGGTCCAGGCTGAGTTGCAGCGGCGCCTGGGCGGCTTCCTCCAGCTGTTCGGCCCGGATGCCGACGAGCCGGACGGTCATCGGCCGCTCCCCGATGGATTCCAGGAGCTGCACGGCCACGGCGTAGAGCAGCTGGGCGCTGTCGATCGGCGTGCTGACGGTGCGGGAGCGGGTGATGGTGGAGAAATCCGCATAGCGGAGCTTGAGGGCGACGGTGCGCGCATGCATCCCGGCACCGCGGAGCCGCTCGGCCGTGCGGTGCGAGAGGCGCAGCAGTTCACGGTGCAGCAGCGCGTCGTCGGCGGTGTCCACGGCGAAAGTTTCTTCGGCCCCGATACTCTTCTCCAGCCGCACCGGAGTTACCGGGCGTGGGTCGATGCCCCAGGAGAGGCGGTACACGTGCTCACCGGAGGCGCCAAGCACTTTCCGTAGCGAGGGCAGCGGCGAGGCGGCGACGTCGGCCACGGTGCGGATGCCCAGCCGGGACAGCACCTCGACGGTTTTGGCGCCCACGCCCCAAAGCGCGCTCACGGGCAGGGTGTGCAGATACGTCACTGTCTCGTCCGGGCCGATCAGCAGCAGGCCATCCGGTTTGCACCGGGTGGATGCGATCTTGGCCACGAACTTGCTGGCGGCAATCCCGACGGACGCCGTGATGCCCAGTTCCCGGCGCACCCGGGCACGGATGAGCTCGCCGATGTCCCGTGGTGTCCCGAGCCGGCGGATCGCCCCACCGACGTCGAGGAAGGCTTCATCGACACTCAGTGGTTCCACCAGGTCGGTGATGGAGCCGAAGATGTCCATGATCTGTCCGGATACTTCGTAGTACAGCTTGTGGCGCGGTTCGATGATGGTTGCCGAGGGGCACATGCGGGCCGCTACCGTCATCGGCATCGCCGACCGCACGCCGAAAGCGCGGGCCTCATAGGAGGCGGAAAGCACGACGGAGCGGTCTGCGGGGTAGCCGACGATGACGGGTTTGCCCAGAAGGTCCGGCCGGGTGCGGAGCTCCACCGAGACGAAGAAGGCATCCATATCCACGTGCAGGATGCTGCTGCGCCGGAGTTCGCGAAGCCTCGCTTCAAGCTGCTGCTTATCGCTGTCCTTATCCCGGTTCTTATCGCTGTTCTTATCCCCGTACTTATCCCTATCCGGCACCACAGCACCAATCCTATGCCCGGGTACTGACTAAACTGGAGGCTGCATCCGGCGTCAACACCCAGGAGGAAAGTCCCTGTGAAGGTTTTTGGAGAGCGCAAACGTGCTGCGGTAGCCGTTTTTGCGGCCGGCACCCTAATGGCCCTGGCTGCCTGCACGCCCGCTCCGGGGACTCCTTCCTCGAGCTCGCCATCGGCGCCGGCCGAGGCCTCGGCCTCCGCATCGGCATCGGCCCCGACCGCGCCGCCCACCACGACGGCCTCTGCCAGCCCTTCCGCAGCACCCGGCACCTCGGCCACAGTCGGGGCCCTGGTTCCGGGATTCCCGCAGCAACTTCTGCCGCTGATGCCGGGCGCCAAGGTCCTCTCAAGCAGTTTTGACAAGACCACCGCCCCTGCCACGGTGGCACTGGTCGGCGGCATCCCCGCGCCGGCACGCGACGTCCTCGCCTTCTACACCGGGCAGCTGGAGGCGCAGGGCTTCAAGGCCGTTCCCGGCGAGACGGTCGGCTCGGTCCCCTCGAAGGATTTCCTGCGCGGTGACCGGGAGACGGTCAACATTTCCGTCGTGGAGGCCTCCGGCGTCTCCACCTTCACGATCGGCGCGAACGTCGCTGCCGAGTCCGTCAAGTGACTGTCGCAGAGCAGCTGCGCCTCGAGCAGACCGGCTACGTCGCCGCCGTCGCGGGCAAGCTCACGGATTTCCTGTCCACCCGCCAGGCCGTCATGTCCTCGATTTCGCAGGAC from Arthrobacter sp. B3I9 encodes:
- the dinB gene encoding DNA polymerase IV, with product MLHVDMDAFFVSVELRTRPDLLGKPVIVGYPADRSVVLSASYEARAFGVRSAMPMTVAARMCPSATIIEPRHKLYYEVSGQIMDIFGSITDLVEPLSVDEAFLDVGGAIRRLGTPRDIGELIRARVRRELGITASVGIAASKFVAKIASTRCKPDGLLLIGPDETVTYLHTLPVSALWGVGAKTVEVLSRLGIRTVADVAASPLPSLRKVLGASGEHVYRLSWGIDPRPVTPVRLEKSIGAEETFAVDTADDALLHRELLRLSHRTAERLRGAGMHARTVALKLRYADFSTITRSRTVSTPIDSAQLLYAVAVQLLESIGERPMTVRLVGIRAEQLEEAAQAPLQLSLDRRDDNWRAAEQALDAVSRKFGTKSVLPARLLDPGRNAG